One window of the Salvia miltiorrhiza cultivar Shanhuang (shh) chromosome 6, IMPLAD_Smil_shh, whole genome shotgun sequence genome contains the following:
- the LOC130990886 gene encoding bidirectional sugar transporter SWEET7-like codes for MHGVGIIRCIVGVIGNVISGLLFISPMPTFWRICKKKSTEEFHPYPYIAATMNCMLWIFYGLPVVHPDSILVITINSFGLALEFIYLFIFFIYTSKQKYMWIIMMYLLCELVLLGVIIVITILCFHTHEKRSMFVGILCDIFGIIMYGSPLSKLYDVYKEKSAEFMPFWLCVAGFTNGITWTIYAFLQIFDPYIAVGNGIGALLGLIQLTVFAYYTIKAKSNASNSEAKSGDMQLSNPPPI; via the exons ATGCATGGAGTCGGTATCATTCGTTGTATTGTGGGCGTCATTG GCAATGTCATTTCTGGTTTACTATTCATCTCACCAAT GCCAACATTTTGGAGAATATGCAAGAAAAAGAGCACAGAGGAATTCCACCCATATCCATATATTGCAGCCACGATGAACTGCATGCTTTGGATTTTCTACGGCCTACCCGTCGTTCATCCCGACAGCATCctagttatcacaataaattccTTCGGCCTAGCCTTGGAGTTTATTTACCTCTTTATTTTCTTCATCTACACCTCCAAGCAAAAGTACatg TGGATTATAATGATGTACCTTCTATGTGAGCTTGTTCTTTTGGGAGTGATCATTGTCATCACTATTCTTTGCTTCCATACACATGAAAAGAGGTCCATGTTCGTCGGCATCCTCTGCGATATTTTTGGGATTATTATGTATGGTTCTCCTCTTTCCAAAttg TATGATGTTTATAAGGAAAAGAGTGCAGAGTTCATGCCGTTTTGGCTTTGTGTTGCTGGTTTTACGAATGGGATTACTTGGACCATTTATGCCTTTCTCCAGATTTTTGATCCTTATATTGCT GTTGGAAATGGGATCGGAGCACTGCTTGGTCTCATTCAACTCACTGTGTTTGCTTATTACACTATCAAAGCTAAGAGTAATGCTTCAAATAGTGAAGCAAAGTCAGGCGATATGCAGCTCTCAAACCCACCGccaatttaa